In a genomic window of Nitratireductor basaltis:
- the sucD gene encoding succinate--CoA ligase subunit alpha translates to MSILVNKDTKVLVQGLTGKTGTFHTEQALAYHGTQMVGGIHPKKGGTTWTGQGGEELPIFASVAEGKERTGANASVVYVPPAGAGAAIIEAIEAEIPLIVCITEGIPVMDMVKVKARLEKSNSRLLGPNCPGVLTPNECKIGIMPGNIFKKGSVGVVSRSGTLTYEAVFQTTNEGLGQSTAVGIGGDPVKGTEFIDMLEMFLADDETESIIMIGEIGGSAEEEAAQFLKDEAKKGRRKPMAGFIAGRTAPPGRTMGHAGAVISGGKGGAEDKIAAMEEAGIKVSPSPARLGTTLVEAIKDFRP, encoded by the coding sequence TCTCGTCAATAAAGACACGAAGGTCCTGGTTCAGGGCCTTACCGGCAAGACCGGCACGTTCCACACCGAGCAGGCGCTTGCCTATCACGGCACGCAGATGGTCGGCGGTATCCACCCGAAAAAGGGCGGCACCACCTGGACCGGTCAGGGCGGTGAAGAACTTCCGATCTTCGCTTCCGTTGCCGAAGGCAAGGAACGCACGGGCGCCAATGCGTCTGTCGTCTATGTTCCCCCGGCAGGTGCAGGTGCCGCCATCATCGAGGCGATCGAAGCCGAGATCCCGCTCATCGTCTGCATCACGGAAGGCATTCCGGTGATGGACATGGTGAAGGTGAAGGCACGTCTGGAAAAGTCGAATTCCCGCCTCCTTGGACCGAACTGCCCAGGCGTTCTCACCCCCAACGAGTGCAAGATCGGCATCATGCCGGGCAACATCTTCAAGAAGGGCTCTGTCGGCGTCGTGTCTCGTTCGGGCACCCTCACCTATGAAGCGGTGTTCCAGACCACCAATGAAGGCCTCGGTCAGTCGACGGCTGTCGGCATCGGCGGCGACCCGGTCAAGGGCACCGAGTTCATCGACATGCTGGAAATGTTCCTCGCAGACGACGAAACCGAGTCCATCATCATGATCGGCGAGATCGGTGGTTCGGCCGAGGAAGAGGCTGCCCAGTTCCTCAAGGACGAGGCCAAGAAGGGCCGCAGGAAGCCGATGGCCGGCTTCATCGCGGGTCGCACGGCTCCTCCCGGACGTACCATGGGCCACGCAGGCGCCGTGATCTCCGGCGGCAAGGGCGGCGCGGAAGACAAGATCGCAGCCATGGAAGAGGCCGGCATCAAGGTTTCCCCATCGCCTGCACGCCTTGGCACCACGCTGGTGGAAGCCATCAAGGACTTCCGTCCGTAA